A genomic window from Nicotiana sylvestris chromosome 11, ASM39365v2, whole genome shotgun sequence includes:
- the LOC138881637 gene encoding LOW QUALITY PROTEIN: uncharacterized protein (The sequence of the model RefSeq protein was modified relative to this genomic sequence to represent the inferred CDS: deleted 1 base in 1 codon) has translation MSRTGSDDERRVLQEAEIKARNDFTLQAMHQQFERLNLQLQEMRDTIADQNDTIAELRRENNVRPQARRNVPHAPIVNQENPIDDFNDIDFDRVGRDRRGQRGRVEDDNISSIKMKMPSFKGTRDPDLHLDWERKVEAIFDCHNYSEGKKVKLVVVEFSDYAAIWWKKLARDRLQEGQAPVATWAEMKRVMRKRFVPSHFQRELQQRLQTLKQGSMSVDEYFKAMDMAMIQANCTEEEEATMARFLNGLNKEIADVVELQQYVTIDELVDLSVKIENQNKRKQTSSWKGRTSTISKKPWPYHEMKSSSRPQEDKGKGKFENKEGGKTFNPKPFTPSSSIQCHKCKGRGHMMHECPSRRNIILREDGGYESEKGEGEEEGDVSDEDDVELPNEGMIGVVRRIMTINLASNSEEQRENIFHTRCGIKGKTCSMIIDSGSCANVVSSYFVEKLGLACMKHPTPYRLQWLNDSGELKVNKQCMISFNIGRYEDDILPMQACHIILGRPWQYDRNVFHDGRKNRYSLELNGRKFTLAPLSPSQVFEDQKRLRETMGKPRGEIKSELEEKEKKEGQELEKKRDGREKEREGSNLREEIKKGLNEKIDSLGERKEVKERKKESFYIKTKECLNARKEGLPIILLTYKETLINSELLTSSLPSSISSLLQDFEDVFPEDIPNGLPPLRGIEHQIDFVPGSQIPNRPAYRSNPEETKELQRQVEELLEKGFVRESMSPCSVPVLLVPKKDGTWRMCVDCRAINKITVKYRHPIPRLDDMLDQLHGSKIFSKIDLKSGYHQIRMNPGDEWKTAFKTKYGLYEWLVMPFGLTNAPSTFMRLMNHVFKDFHGKFVVVYFDDILVFSNTLEEHVEHLKQVFEVLRKQFLFANLKKCTFYVDRVIFLGFVVSSKGVEVDEEKIKAIKEWPKPKSVTEDKIFKWGKEQDDAFNLLKEKVMFCSIVTLPDFSKSFEIECDASGKGIGVVLMQDSKPIAYFSEKLSGATLNYSTYDKELYALVRALATWQHYLWPREFVIKTDHESLKYLKSQGKLSRRHAKWVEFIETFPYVISYKQGKENVVADALSRRYVLVSTLTSKLMGFDQIKGLYANDVDFGKIFADCKLSPFERFNLQDGFLFKENKLCIPNCSLREVFVREAHCGGLMGHFGVPKTLDILAENFFWPGMRKDVERMCAQCLECKQAKSKVLPHGLYTPLPVPTSPWIDISMDFVLGLPRTRYGKDSIFVVVDRFSKMAHFIPCLKTNDASHVADLFVKEVVKFHGIPRTIVSDRDAKFLSHFWRVFWGKLGTKLLFSTSCHPQTDGQTEVVNRTLGNMLRAVLKGKLTSWEDHLPMIEFAYNRTIHSSTGMSPFEVVYGFNPFTPLDLLPLQTNDIANLDGRTKAEMMKKIHEQTRLAIEKKNEQTALRKNKGRKQVIFKPGDLVWVHFRKERFPSKRKSKLHPRGDGPFQVLERIGDNAYKLDLPGEFQVSATFNVADLSLFDVGSNSRTNSFQEGGNDSIKNKDIVKDNDRDDRVLEAPRPFTRSQAKELQAKVARLQWQIKKLLIVEEELKPKGDELSKFYNYLVVQIEVQEEEDWVTKSALESSRDASTLKLVPPARRFPATTLVTGKTLRIDEILKKDTRMEDEVEMVNKVQALVKCGESGASNDSTSNVESDFGSKKRKIMKERSVAWRHFSKFTDDEGVKKAKCKYCPEEYVANTKNSGTSNLLSHLLKCPNNPHKPETSQTKLAFQSKGQTGDVSLIPWKFDQEACRRALARMIIIDEQPFISVEKDGFRDFVRALQPLFHIPSRTTMTRDCFEIYHDEKLALKSIFKESKQRICITTDTWTSIQRINYMCVTAHYIDKNWNLHKKILNFCPITSHKGQDLASGVAKCLLEWGVDKVFTVTVDNASSNDVMVKELSKQFTRWNTNLMEGKHVHVRCMAHIINLVVQDGLREGSVSVERIRQAVRYIRQSPARWKKFKECCDLDRITSKKSLCLDVPTRWNSTYLMLKVATVYEEAFTKYCDIDYGLMSCIANCICEDGQPAGPLLSSDWDSVRRIVKFLEIFYELTLKVSGTLYITSNVHFLEICVVGSSLKELMQSEDATLKEMANNMKEKFDKYWGDPQKMNKMIFISCVFDPRHKFQSLSFALAAMFGETIGVKIQIEVKTYMESLFNVYAKKNGSSGSFPYSPSSGSCPSSPSSPSSCPSSPTSSTSSSSLSKFMLDLKKHKKGEGIDSKTELDKYLGEDVEEDFENFKILGWWKLNSPRFPALAEMARDVLAIPISSVAS, from the exons atgtcgcgtacaggtagtgatgatgaacgaagggttctccaagaagctgaaatcaaagcaagaaatgattttaccttgcaagctatgcatcaacaatttgaaaggttgaatttgcaactccaagagatgagggataccattgctgatcaaaatgatacaatagctgaacttaggagggaaaataatgttagaccccaagctaggagaaatgtaccccatgctcccattgtaaatcaagaaaaccctatagatgattttaatgatattgattttgatagggtgggaagagataggaggggacaaagaggtagagtagaagatgacaatataagtagtataaagatgaagatgccatcattcaagggaacaagggacccagacttgcaccttgattgggagagaaaggttgaagccatctttgattgtcacaactactctgagggtaagaaagttaaacttgttgttgttgagttttctgactatgctgctatttggtggaaaaagcttgctagggacagattgcaagaaggacaagcaccagttgctacttgggctgagatgaagagggtgatgaggaagagattcgtgccatcacactttcaaagagagctacaacaacgtcttcaaacattgaagcaagggtccatgtctgtggatgagtactttaaggctatggatatggctatgatccaagctaattgtacagaggaagaagaggctacaatggctaggtttttaaatggtttaaataaggaaatagctgatgtagtagaattacaacaatatgtaacaatagatgagttagttgatttgtctgtaaagatagaaaatcaaaataaaagaaagcagactagctcgtggaaaggtcggacaagcaccatctccaagaagccatggccatatcatgagatgaagagttcttctagacctcaagaagacaagggtaaaggtaaatttgagaacaaagagggaggtaaaacctttaaccctaaaccttttacaccttctagttctattcaatgtcataaatgtaaaggaaggggacatatgatgcatgaatgtccaagtagaagaaacatcattcttagagaagatggaggatatgagagtgaaaaaggtgagggagaagaagagggagatgtgagtgatgaagatgatgtagaactacctaatgagggcatgattggggtagttagaaggattatgactatcaatttggcaagcaatagtgaagaacaaagggagaatatattccatactaggtgtgggataaagggaaaaacttgctctatgatcattgatagtggtagttgtgctaatgtggtgagttcatactttgtggaaaaattgggacttgcatgcatgaaacaccctactccatatagactccaatggttaaatgatagtggtgaactaaaggtaaacaaacagtgcatgatttcatttaatattggtagatatgaggatgatattctacctatgcaagcttgtcatatcatactgggtcgtccttggcagtatgacaggaatgtttttcatgatggaagaaagaatagatattctcttgaactaaatggcaggaaatttactcttgcacctttatctccttctcaagtgtttgaagatcaaaagagattaagagaaacaatgggaaaaccaaggggagagataaaaagtgagcttgaggaaaaagaaaagaaagaaggccaagaattagaaaaaaagagagatggccgagagaaagagagagagggcagcaatttgagagaagagataaaaaagggtttgaatgaaaaaatagacagtcttggtgagaggaaagaggttaaggaaagaaaaaaagagagtttttatataaaaaccaaagagtgtttaaatgcaagaaaagaggggctgcccataatactacttacttacaaagagactttgattaattctgagttgctaacttcttctttgccaagtagtatttcttctcttttgcaggattttgaagatgtctttccagaagatattcctaatggattgccacctttacgtggcattgagcatcaaattgattttgtacctggatcacaaatcccaaataggccagcctataggagtaatccagaagagacaaaagaacttcaaaggcaagttgaggagttgcttgagaaaggttttgtgagagagagcatgagcccttgctcggttcccgtcctattggtaccaaaaaaggatggaacttggaggatgtgcgtggattgtagagcaatcaacaagattacggtaaagtatcgccaccctattcctcgtcttgatgacatgttggatcaattacatggatccaaaatcttttctaaaattgatctaaaaagtggttaccatcagattcgaatgaatcctggagatgaatggaaaactgcttttaagaccaaatatgggctttatgagtggttagttatgcctttcggcttgactaatgcacctagcactttcatgagattaatgaatcatgtttttaaggattttcatggaaaatttgttgtggtgtacttcgatgatatcttggtcttttctaacactttagaagagcatgtagaacacctaaaacaagtttttgaagttcttagaaagcaatttttatttgctaatcttaaaaagtgtactttttatgtggatcgtgtgattttcttgggttttgtagttagttctaaaggagttgaggttgatgaagagaaaatcaaagcaataaaagaatggcctaaacctaagagtgtaactgaa gataagatttttaaatggggaaaagaacaagatgatgcttttaacttgttgaaagaaaaagttatgttctgctccattgttaca ttgcctgatttttctaaatcttttgaaattgaatgtgatgcttcgggcaaaggaataggtgttgttttgatgcaagattctaaacctattgcctactttagtgaaaagttgagtggagccacattgaactattccacttatgacaaagagctatatgctttggtaagggctttagccacatggcaacattacttgtggccaagagagtttgtcattaaaactgatcatgaatccttgaaatacttgaagagtcaaggtaagcttagtagaaggcatgctaagtgggttgaattcattgaaacgtttccttatgtaatttcttacaaacaagggaaagaaaatgttgttgctgatgcactttcaaggaggtatgtcttagtttctaccctgacttctaaattaatgggttttgatcaaatcaagggactttatgctaatgatgttgattttggcaaaatttttgcagattgtaagttgagtccttttgagaggtttaacctccaagatggctttctctttaaggaaaataagttgtgtattcctaattgctctttacgtgaagtatttgtaagggaagcacattgtggagggcttatgggacactttggagtcccaaagacactagacatactggctgaaaatttcttttggcctggaatgagaaaagatgttgaaagaatgtgcgcacagtgtttggaatgtaaacaagctaaatctaaagtgttaccacatggtctttacacgccattacctgttcctacttcgccttggattgatatttccatggattttgtgttaggtttgcctagaacaagatatggtaaggatagtatatttgttgtggtagataggttctccaaaatggctcattttattccttgtttaaagactaatgatgcctcacatgttgctgatctttttgtaaaagaggttgtcaaatttcatggtatacctagaactattgttagtgatagggatgctaagtttttgagccacttttggcgtgtgttttgggggaagttaggtactaaattgttgttttctacttcttgtcacccacaaactgatggacaaactgaagtagttaatagaaccttaggaaacatgttgagggctgttttgaaaggtaaattaacttcatgggaagatcacttacctatgattgaatttgcttacaatagaacaatccattcttctacaggtatgtctccttttgaggttgtttatggttttaatcccttcactccccttgatttattaccattacaaactaatgatattgctaatcttgatggtaggacaaaggctgagatgatgaaaaaaattcatgaacaaacaaggcttgcaattgagaagaaaaatgagcaaactgccttgagaaagaataagggacgaaagcaagttatttttaaacctggagatttagtttgggttcactttagaaaggagagatttccttccaaaaggaagtcaaagttgcatcctagaggagatggcccatttcaagtccttgaaaggattggagacaatgcttacaagttggaccttcctggtgagttccaagtaagtgccacatttaatgttgctgacttatctttgtttgatgtaggatcgaattcgaggacgaattcttttcaagaaggggggaatgatagcatcaagaacaaggatatagttaaggacaatgatagagatgatagagttttggaagctccaaggccatttacaagatctcaagctaaagagttgcaagctaaggttgctagacttcaatggcaaataaagaagcttttaattgtagaggaagagctcaagcccaaaggagatgaattgtccaagttttacaattatttggtagtccaaattgaagtccaagaggaggaagattgggttaccaaatcagcccttgaa TCTTCACGCGACGCCTCAACGCTCAAGCTGGTCCCTCCTGCTCGTCGTTTCCCGGCGACCACATTGGTAACTGGTAAGACACTAAGAATTGATGAAATTCTTAAGAAAGACACTAGG ATGGAAGATGAGGTAGAGATGGTGAATAAAGTTCAAGCCCTTGTAAAATGTGGTGAAAGTGGTGCTTCAAATGATTCCACAAGCAACGTCGAATCTGATTTTGGttcgaagaaaagaaaaattatgaaAGAAAGATCAGTGGCTTGGCGACACTTCAGTAAGTTCACTGATGACGAGGGTGTTAAAAAAGCGAAATGCAAGTACTGTCCAGAAGAATATGTAGCTAACACCAAAAACAGTGGTACAAGTAATTTGCTATCACATCTTCTCAAGTGTCCGAACAATCCCCACAAGCCGGAGACAAGCCAGACAAAATTAGCTTTTCAATCGAAAGGTCAAACAGGTGATGTCTCACTTAtcccttggaaatttgatcaagagGCATGTAGGAGGGCTTTAGCTCGTATGATAATTATAGATGAACAACCCTTCATTTCTGTTGAAAAGGATGGATTTAGAGACTTCGTGAGAGCTCTTCAACCTTTATTTCATATTCCATCTCGTACTACTATGACTAGAGATTGTTTTGAGATTTACCATGATGAAAAACTTGCTTTGAAGTCAATTTTTAAAGAATCAAAACAGAGAATTTGTATTACGACTGATACATGGACATCAATTCAAAGAATTAACTATATGTGTGTTACAGCACATTACATTGACAAGAATTGGAATTTGCATAAAAAGATATTAAATTTTTGTCCAATTACTAGTCACAAAGGTCAAGATTTAGCTAGTGGTGTTGCTAAGTGTTTACTTGAATGGGGGGTGGATAAAGTATTTACTGTGACAGTTGATAATGCAAGTTCTAACGATGTCATGGTTAAAGAATTATCCAAACAATTTACTAGATGGAACACTAACTTGATGGAAGGTAAGCAtgttcatgttagatgtatggcTCACATCATCAATCTAGTTGTTCAAGATGGGTTGAGAGAAGGGAGTGTGTCTGTGGAACGAATAAGACAAGCTGTTAGGTACATTAGACAATCTCCAGCAAGATGGAAGAAGTTTAAAGAATGTTGTGATCTAGATAGGATAACTTCTAAAAAATCATTGTGCTTGGATGTTCCTACTAGGTGGAACTCCACATATTTGATGTTGAAGGTTGCTACAGTTTATGAGGAAGCCTTTACAAAATATTGTGATATTGATTATGGTTTGATGTCATGTATTGCTAACTGTATTTGTGAGGATGGACAGCCGGCAGGTCCACTTTTAAGTAGTGATTGGGATAGTGTAAGACGTATTGTAAAGTTTCTTGAAATATTTTATGAACTCACCTTGAAGGTATCAGGTACACTTTATATTACGTCTAATGTGCACTTTCTTGAGATATGTGTTGTTGGTTCTTCTTTGAAAGAGTTGATGCAAAGTGAAGATGCTACCTTGAAAGAAATGGCAAATAATATGAAAGAGAAGTTTGATAAGTATTGGGGGGATCCACAAAAGATGAACAAAATGATTTTTATTTCATGTGTGTTCGATCCACGCCACAAGTTTCAATCTCTTTCGTTTGCTCTTGCTGCCATGTTTGGAGAAACAATAGGTGTGAAAATACAAATTGAGGTGAAGACATACATGGAATCTTTGTTCAATGTGTATGCAAAGAAGAATGGTAGTTCTGGTTCATTTCCATATTCTCCATCTTCCGGTTCATGTCCATCTTCTCCATCTTCCCCTAGTTCATGTCCATCTTCTCCAACTTCATCTACTTCTTCATCATCGCTTTCAAAATTCATGTTAGATTTAAAGAAGCATAAGAAGGGTGAAGGAATTGATTCTAAAACAGAGTTAGATAAATATTTGGGTGAAGATGTTGAGGAAgactttgaaaattttaaaattctgGGGTGGTGGAAGTTGAATTCACCCAGATTTCCCGCACTTGCTGAGATGGCACGTGATGTGCTAGCCATTCCTATTTCTAGTGTTGCCTCATAA